In Nonomuraea sp. NBC_00507, the following are encoded in one genomic region:
- a CDS encoding serine hydrolase domain-containing protein has product MLSRRRLLQVSAGAVPAIALGAGPVQADSGEPLTTGVVPSALAGFDKAMKTFITERDISCAQLAVAKNGKILLARGYGHYSKPGAPIVRVQPTSLFRIASLSKSLTAAAIVRLVQDGKVTLGTKVASLLGLSTAADPRLANVTLSRLLQHTAGWDRSVSKDPLWIDHTISASLDVPLPIDHADIMKYVTARKLDFDPGTKYVYSNYGYMLAGRVIEKVSGMSYESYVRQKLLAPVGITRPRLGRSLRSGAFSTEVAYESQYTNKSVVDQSGTVVPFPYGGFNMPNQDANGGWLASAVDMVKWGFVFNGAGPVLNATSISRTFAKPETGVTAGGSWYGLGWNVRNNNAGGLNTWHNGSMPGTFSFLARVQNGVSYCAIFNRREEEGAPDFDAIDPILGQAIGTVRTWPTTDLTPRYF; this is encoded by the coding sequence ATGCTCAGCCGGCGACGGCTTCTCCAGGTAAGTGCGGGCGCCGTGCCGGCGATCGCGCTCGGCGCGGGTCCCGTACAGGCCGACTCTGGCGAGCCGCTGACCACGGGCGTTGTGCCGAGCGCGCTGGCCGGTTTCGACAAGGCGATGAAGACGTTCATCACTGAGCGGGACATTTCCTGCGCCCAGCTCGCGGTCGCCAAGAACGGCAAGATCCTGCTCGCGCGCGGCTACGGGCACTACTCCAAGCCCGGCGCCCCCATCGTGCGGGTGCAGCCCACGTCCCTGTTCCGGATCGCGAGCCTGAGCAAGAGCCTCACCGCGGCCGCGATCGTCCGGCTGGTCCAGGACGGCAAGGTGACTCTGGGGACGAAGGTCGCGTCCTTGCTGGGACTGTCGACCGCGGCCGACCCCCGGCTGGCGAACGTCACCCTGTCGCGACTGCTCCAGCACACCGCCGGCTGGGACAGGAGCGTGTCGAAGGACCCGCTGTGGATCGACCACACGATCTCCGCGTCGCTGGACGTGCCCCTGCCGATCGACCACGCCGACATCATGAAGTACGTCACCGCGCGGAAGCTCGACTTCGACCCCGGCACGAAGTACGTCTACAGCAACTACGGCTACATGCTGGCCGGCCGGGTCATCGAGAAGGTCTCGGGCATGAGCTACGAGTCGTACGTGCGGCAGAAGCTGCTCGCCCCCGTCGGGATCACCCGGCCGCGGCTCGGCCGCAGCCTCCGATCCGGGGCCTTCTCCACCGAGGTCGCCTACGAGTCGCAGTACACCAACAAGAGCGTCGTGGACCAATCGGGCACCGTCGTGCCGTTCCCGTACGGCGGTTTCAACATGCCCAACCAGGACGCCAACGGCGGCTGGCTCGCGTCGGCCGTCGACATGGTCAAGTGGGGTTTCGTCTTCAACGGTGCCGGTCCCGTGCTCAACGCCACGTCGATCTCCCGGACATTCGCCAAGCCCGAGACCGGGGTGACCGCCGGCGGCTCGTGGTACGGCCTCGGCTGGAACGTGCGCAACAACAACGCCGGAGGGCTGAACACCTGGCACAACGGCAGCATGCCCGGCACGTTCAGCTTCCTCGCCCGGGTGCAGAACGGTGTCAGCTACTGCGCGATCTTCAACCGCAGGGAGGAGGAAGGGGCGCCCGACTTCGATGCGATCGACCCCATCCTCGGCCAGGCGATCGGCACCGTGAGGACCTGGCCCACCACGGACCTCACCCCGAGGTACTTCTGA